Within the Bdellovibrionota bacterium genome, the region ACGGAGGGGAGGAGTTTGTCATTCTGCTTCGCGCAACGGCCTTGGACAACGCCCTTCTCCTGGCCGAACGGCTTCGTCGTTTGTCATCGGAGTTGGAGTTCGTTTTCGATCAAAAGAACGCTTCGGTGACCGTCAGCTTGGGTGTCGCGTCTTTCGATCCGGACAATCCCAAAAGCGGAGACGATCTCGTTCGTGAAGCCGATCGCTATCTGTACGAAGCGAAGGAACGCGGACGGAATCGCGTCTGTTCCAAGCGCACCCAGGGAACTATTCCGGACAAGGATTCGTCAAACAGTCAGTAAACGCCGAGATCCTTCAACCTTCGGTCTGAAATTCCGAAATAGTGGGCGATTTCATGCAGAATCGTCCGCTTTAATGTCGCGCGAACCTTATCGGGCGTGCGTGCCAGAGCTTCGACATGCTTCTGGTAAATGGTGATGCGATCGGGGAGGACTCCGGAATAACCGAGGCTCGTTCGGAGCGGGAGCGGAACACCGTGATAGAGGCCGAGGAGCAACGTTCCCGAATCGATCTTCATCGACTTCCGCGTTTCCGTGGACGGCTCCGTTTCGACGACAAAGTCCACGTTCTCGATCTTTTCGGAAAACTCGCCGGGAAGTTCATCCAGGACTTCAGCCACCATTTGCTCGAAGAGCGGTCGATTCATTTCTTTCTTCTACGATCTTTCTCTCAAGTTTTCTATTGACAGTACAGTGCGCTACATTACATTTACTTCTCTCGTTGATGTAGTGATTGAACGTTTCCGGTCGCTGAAAAGGAGAACCCCGATGCCAACCGTTTCCCCGACGACATCGTCTGCAAAAGTCCCCGCCGGTTTAATGGACGAGAATTTTCTCGACGGCGATTTTTTATCCGACCTGGACCGCGCCTTTGAAAGCATCCAGGCCGCACCGAAGCCGGCGCCCTCCGTCGCCAAGAAGAATCCGCGCCGGGCCAAAAAACAACGGGCCGAGCTGGAACAAATGCAAGCGACGTTTCTGGACGTCACAAAAGTCCATTTGCGCCCGGTTCTTCGATATTTGAAGGCCATCCAGATGGGTGCCGCATCCAAAGATTTGTGCGAAATCGTCCATTACGTGATCGGTCCGGTGATCGGGAAGACCCGAAAGGTCGGATTGGTGAATGAGACCAAGGCGCTCATCGCGTTTCAGCGGGATCTCAAGAGCGTGGTTCGAACCTCGCCGCGGAAATTGAACGACGAAAACCGAACGAAGTTAATGACCAGTTTCGGGCCGGTCGAAAAGGGTTTCCGTTTAGAGTTCCGCGGGCATTCCACGGCGGTGGCGAATCTCCTGGGATTTTACAAGGCGATTCGGAAGCGACCGGATGCAACGGACGACGATATGAAGAAGCTGTTCTCGATCGGCATTCCGTCGCTGACGATGTTGCGAAAATCTTCGATCGAGGAACTGGTGAGTCTCTCCGGACTTCGCCCCGACAAAGTGGCGGGCTTAAGATTCGAGGCCCGCAAGTTCAACATCTTGTCGCTCGTTTAACGCCCGGTCGTAGGTAATACGTATAAAGATCCTCCGCTCCGAAGAAGACATCGGTCGCCTCGCTCCCGGGTCGTGACGGGATTCTACGCCAGTCGCTCGTCGACCGATGCCTTCTCCGGTGCCCAAGAATTTGTGAGGAATCGTTTGCGACAGATCACGCGAACGTTCCCTTTCTGGGGGCAGGGGCGGTATGCTGTGAATCTCGAAAGGTTCCAGCGTGCGCACTCATCGTCTATTTCAGGAAGACCTGGGAAACGTAGGTGAACGGCTTCCCCTCACAGCCGAAAACGTTCGGATCGCCAGGTCCGTGCTCCGTTTGCGCAACGGGGACCGGGTTCAACTGATGAACGGAAAGGGGGGCCTCTCTGTGGCCGAGTTGCTCGAAGCGGGGCGACAGCGAGGCACGGTTTTGATTCTCGACCAGACGGTTGCGTCGGCGGTATGGCCCTCCCTGACGCTGCTCCAGGGACTGCCGAAGGGAGACAAATCCTCGTGGATCGTTCAAAAGGTTGTGGAGTGCGGAGTGGAGAGAATTCTTTTTGTCGACACGGAACATACCGTCCCCAAGCGGCCGGAAGGCGCCAAACGCTGGACGCGAATCGCCGTGGAGGCCTTGCGGCAAAGCGGAAATCCATTCCTGCCGGAAATCGTCGGGCCTCTCCCGCTCTCCGAAGGGATAGCCAAAATTAAATCTGAACTCTTGCTTATGCTCGACGAAACCGAAAAGAGCCGCCGAATGCGGGATTTCGCCGGTGAAAAAATCCCATCGTCGATTGCGCTGGCCGTCGGTCCCGAGGGGGGATGGTCCTCCGGAGATCGTGAGATCCTTCGTCAGGCCGGCTTTCGGTCGGCGCAATTGGGACCGTATGTCCTACGTACCGAGACGGCTGCTTTGGCGGCGGTGGCGGCGGCCCGGGCGATCTGGGGATGACGAATGCACTTCAATTTATTGTCATTTGAAAAGGTTCATGACATGGAACCCCTTCTCGTGCGCTCGAATCCGCAGACAAAAAACGCGGCCACTCTTCGAAAGGGGGCGCACCTTGAATGGGTAAGCTTTGTGGCGCTTTTCTGTATCTTCTGGATCGCCGGGTGCGGACCGAAGAGACCGCATTACATGGGGCCGGGTCACGATGCGGATTGGCCGATCGAGGCGCCCGATGCGCCGGCGTACGAATCGTTCCTGGAGGGTCAGCGGTATTCGGCTCAGGGCCACGTGGACGAAGCGATCGAAGCGCTGGAAGCGACGTTGAAAAACGATCCGAAATCACCGTATCTCCTGGTTCAATTGGCCGACGAAGTTTTGCGGAAGGGAGATTTCACGCGAGCGGAACAACTGGCGACCGCGGCGGCGGCGAGCAAACCGGACGATCGGGAAGCCCATTTTTTGTTGGGAAAAATCTACGGCGCCCAGAAACAATGGGACAAGAGCGAAGACGAATTCAAGAAAGTCGTCGCGCTCGATCCGTCGGGAGACGAGGAGGCGGTCATCGCTTTGGCGACCGTCTATGTCGAATCGAAGCGACCGGAAAAGGCGGTCGCGGTTTTGGAAGCGCTGACGCAGGCCAATCCGGACCACCTGCTCGGTTATTATTATCTGGGCCGCGTCTATTCGGAGTTGGATCGTTTTGACGACGCGATCCGGGCGTACGAGAAGGCGGTGGCGATCAACCCGGTGTTCTCGTCGGCGCTCCGGGCCATCGCCCTCATTTACGAATACCAGGGGAAAAAAGACGAAGCGGTGGAGACGCTTCAGCGCGTTCTCGACATCGAAATCGACAACGCGAACGTTCGAAACCATCTCGGCCAGCTCTATCTCGAGCGCAACGATCTGGATTCCGCTCTCAAACAGTTTGAGATCGTCGCGCGCGACCACCCCAAAGATGTGACGGCGCGCCTTCGAATCGGCCTCATCTATTTGCAGCGGGGGGATTATAAGGAGGCGGAAAAGATCCTTCGGGAGTTATTGAAAGACGCTCCGGAGCTTCAACGGGTTCGCTATTACCTGGGCGTGGTCATGGAAAAACTGGGAGACAAGCCCGGGGCGCGAAAACAGTTCGAGGCGATCGACATTCAGGCCGACATTCACATCGATTCCCAATTGGCCATCGCCTATCTTCAAGAGAGTGAAGAGGACTTCAAGGGGGCGGAGCGCACGCTTCGGACCT harbors:
- a CDS encoding tetratricopeptide repeat protein → MEPLLVRSNPQTKNAATLRKGAHLEWVSFVALFCIFWIAGCGPKRPHYMGPGHDADWPIEAPDAPAYESFLEGQRYSAQGHVDEAIEALEATLKNDPKSPYLLVQLADEVLRKGDFTRAEQLATAAAASKPDDREAHFLLGKIYGAQKQWDKSEDEFKKVVALDPSGDEEAVIALATVYVESKRPEKAVAVLEALTQANPDHLLGYYYLGRVYSELDRFDDAIRAYEKAVAINPVFSSALRAIALIYEYQGKKDEAVETLQRVLDIEIDNANVRNHLGQLYLERNDLDSALKQFEIVARDHPKDVTARLRIGLIYLQRGDYKEAEKILRELLKDAPELQRVRYYLGVVMEKLGDKPGARKQFEAIDIQADIHIDSQLAIAYLQESEEDFKGAERTLRTSLKQHPNSPELTAGLAANLLKQKREKESLQLLQEAVAASPKDETLWFSLGEVHDKMGNTEKLYEAMKTVLEINPDNANALNYLGYTYAEKGIKLDEAEHLVTRALEIKPKDGYITDSLGWVYYRRGHYEKAVAKLEEAQKLTPDDPTILEHLGDALEKNGKKERALEMYQRALQFAREPEAQSRIRDKIAKLSPKKTSSHDSFGRSYARVSYLLPAPESSLA
- a CDS encoding metallopeptidase family protein; the protein is MNRPLFEQMVAEVLDELPGEFSEKIENVDFVVETEPSTETRKSMKIDSGTLLLGLYHGVPLPLRTSLGYSGVLPDRITIYQKHVEALARTPDKVRATLKRTILHEIAHYFGISDRRLKDLGVY
- a CDS encoding RsmE family RNA methyltransferase; its protein translation is MRTHRLFQEDLGNVGERLPLTAENVRIARSVLRLRNGDRVQLMNGKGGLSVAELLEAGRQRGTVLILDQTVASAVWPSLTLLQGLPKGDKSSWIVQKVVECGVERILFVDTEHTVPKRPEGAKRWTRIAVEALRQSGNPFLPEIVGPLPLSEGIAKIKSELLLMLDETEKSRRMRDFAGEKIPSSIALAVGPEGGWSSGDREILRQAGFRSAQLGPYVLRTETAALAAVAAARAIWG